A stretch of Brassica napus cultivar Da-Ae chromosome C6, Da-Ae, whole genome shotgun sequence DNA encodes these proteins:
- the LOC106428207 gene encoding beta-galactosidase 15-like, with protein MSLSPHSESFSSEDDFGKTVSLRRTEALSSSVVCLPPPPTVKRLTGIAFVYATIVSHDGRAITIDGHRRVLLSGSIHYPRSTPEMWPDLIKKGKEGGLDAIETYVFWNAHEPTRRQYDFSRKLDLIRFLKTIQDEGLYGVLRIGPYACAEWNYGGFPVWLHNMPGMVFRTTNKAFMDEMQNFTTMIVDMVKKENLFASQGGPIILAQIENEYGNVMGPYGESGKEYIKWCANMAQSLDVGVPWIMCQQNDAPQPMLNTCNGFYCDNFVPNNPNTPKMWTENWTGWFKQWGGKNPHRTTEDVAFSVARFFQRGGTFNNYYMYHGGTNFDRTAGGPYITTSYDYDAPLDEYGNLSQPKYGHLKQLHDVLHSIEKTLTYGNISTIDFGNSASATIYKTEEGSSCFFGNGNENSDATISFQGESYVVPAWSVTILPDCKNEAYNTAKITTQTSMMVKKPNEAEDTPSTLKWSWRPENMDNFLLKGKGESTQTQLFDQKVVTNDQSDYLWYMTTVKFKKRDPLLGKTMSLRVNSTAHVLHAFVNGKNIGK; from the exons ATGAGCTTGTCGCCGCATTCGGAAAGTTTTTCCAGCGAAGATGATTTCGGCAAGACAGTGAGTTTGAGAAGAACTGAAGCACTTTCTTCTTCAGTCGTTTGTTTGCCGCCACCACCTACGGTGAAGAGATTGACTGGAATCGCGTT TGTCTATGCCACAATTGTTTCTCATGATGGCCGAGCCATTACCATAGATGGTCACCGCCGAGTTCTCCTTTCTGGTTCTATCCATTATCCTAGAAGCACTCCTGAG ATGTGGCCGGATCTTATCAAAAAAGGTAAAGAAGGAGGTCTTGATGCGATCGAAACATATGTCTTCTGGAATGCGCATGAGCCTACTCGCCGTCAATATGATTTTTCTAGAAAATTAGATCTTATTCGATTCCTGAAAACCATTCAAGATGAAGGATTGTATGGTGTTCTTCGCATAGGACCATATGCATGTGCTGAGTGGAATTACGG AGGATTCCCAGTGTGGCTGCACAACATGCCTGGAATGGTGTTCAGAACTACAAACAAAGCATTTATG GATGAGATGCAAAACTTCACAACTATGATAGTAGACATGGTcaagaaagaaaatttatttgcaTCACAAGGAGGCCCAATTATTCTTGCTCAA ATAGAAAATGAGTATGGAAATGTAATGGGACCCTATGGAGAATCGGGTAAAGAATACATTAAGTGGTGTGCAAACATGGCTCAGTCTCTTGATGTTGGTGTTCCATGGATAATGTGTCAACAAAATGATGCTCCTCAGCCTATG TTGAATACATGTAATGGCTTTTATTGTGACAATTTTGTACCAAACAATCCCAACACTCCTAAGATGTGGACTGAGAATTGGACCGGATG GTTTAAGCAATGGGGTGGTAAAAATCCTCATAGAACAACCGAAGATGTTGCATTTTCGGTTGCAAGATTCTTCCAAAGAGGAGGaacttttaataattattatatg tACCATGGAGGCACGAACTTTGACAGAACCGCAGGTGGTCCATACATCACAACTTCGTATGATTATGATGCTCCCCTTGACGAATAtg GTAATTTGAGTCAACCAAAATACGGGCATTTGAAACAACTTCATGATGTTCTTCACTCAATAGAGAAAACTCTCACATACGGAAACATCTCCACCATTGACTTTGGAAACTCTGCATCg GCAACAATTTATAAAACCGAAGAAGGATCAAGCTGCTTTTTTGGAAATGGAAATGAAAATTCAGATGCAACAATTAGTTTCCAAGGAGAATCTTACGTTGTCCCGGCTTGGTCTGTTACCATTTTACCGGATTGCAAAAATGAGGCTTATAACACCGCCaag attaccACTCAGACTTCAATGATGGTTAAGAAACCAAATGAAGCTGAGGATACCCCTTCAACTCTGAAATGGTCATGGAGACCAGAGAACATGGACAACTTCCTTTTGAAAGGAAAAGGAGAATCTACACAGACACAACTATTTGATCAGAAAGTAGTCACCAATGACCAAAGTGATTATCTATGGTACATGACTACCGTTAAGTTTAAAAAACGAGATCCGCTTTTGGGTAAAACTATGTCTCTTCGCGTCAACAGTACTGCTCATGTCCTTCACGCTTTCGTCAATGGAAAAAATATTGGTAAGTAA
- the LOC106403830 gene encoding beta-galactosidase 15-like — MVTAEFSFLMWPDLIKKGKEGGLDAIETYVFWNAHEPTRRQYDFSGKLDLIRFLKTIQDEGLYGVLRIGPYACAEWNYGGFPVWLHNMPGMVFRTTNKAFMDEMQNFTTMIVDMVKKENLFASQGGPIILAQIENEYGNVMGPYGESGKEYIKWCANMAQSLDVGVPWIMCQQNDAPQPMLNTCNGFYCDNFVPNNPNTPKMWTENWTGWFKQWGGKNPHRTTEDVAFSVARFFQRGGTFNNYYMYHGGTNFDRTAGGPYITTSYDYDAPLDEYGNLSQPKYGHLKQLHDVLHSIEKTLTYGNISTIDFGNSASATIYKTEEGSSCFFGNGNENSDATISFQGESYVVPAWSVTILPDCKNEAYNTAKITTQTSMMVKKPNEAEDTPSTLKWSWRPENMDNFLLKGKGESTQTQLFDQKVVTNDQSDYLWYMTTVKFKKRDPLLGKTMSLRVNSTAHVLHAFVNGKNIGK, encoded by the exons ATGGTCACCGCCGAGTTCTCCTTTCTG ATGTGGCCGGATCTTATCAAAAAAGGTAAAGAAGGAGGTCTTGATGCGATCGAAACATATGTCTTCTGGAATGCGCATGAGCCTACTCGCCGTCAATATGATTTTTCTGGAAAATTAGATCTTATTCGATTCCTGAAAACCATTCAAGATGAAGGATTGTATGGTGTTCTTCGCATAGGACCATATGCATGTGCTGAGTGGAATTACGG AGGATTCCCAGTGTGGCTGCACAACATGCCTGGAATGGTGTTCAGAACTACAAACAAAGCATTTATG GATGAGATGCAAAACTTCACAACTATGATAGTAGACATGGTcaagaaagaaaatttatttgcaTCACAAGGAGGCCCAATTATTCTTGCTCAA ATAGAAAATGAGTATGGAAATGTAATGGGACCCTATGGAGAATCGGGTAAAGAATACATTAAGTGGTGTGCAAACATGGCTCAGTCTCTTGATGTTGGTGTTCCATGGATAATGTGTCAACAAAATGATGCTCCTCAGCCTATG TTGAATACATGTAATGGCTTTTATTGTGACAATTTTGTACCAAACAATCCCAACACTCCTAAGATGTGGACTGAGAATTGGACCGGATG GTTTAAGCAATGGGGTGGTAAAAATCCTCATAGAACAACCGAAGATGTTGCATTTTCTGTTGCAAGATTCTTCCAAAGAGGAGGaacttttaataattattatatg tACCATGGAGGCACGAACTTTGACAGAACCGCAGGTGGTCCATACATCACAACTTCGTATGATTATGATGCTCCCCTTGACGAATAtg GTAATTTGAGTCAACCAAAATACGGGCATTTGAAACAACTTCATGATGTTCTTCACTCAATAGAGAAAACTCTCACATACGGAAACATCTCCACCATTGACTTTGGAAACTCTGCATCg GCAACAATTTATAAAACCGAAGAAGGATCAAGCTGCTTTTTTGGAAATGGAAATGAAAATTCAGATGCAACAATTAGTTTCCAAGGAGAATCTTACGTTGTCCCGGCTTGGTCTGTTACCATTTTACCTGATTGCAAAAATGAGGCTTATAACACCGCCaag attaccACTCAGACTTCAATGATGGTTAAGAAACCAAATGAAGCTGAGGATACCCCTTCAACTCTGAAATGGTCATGGAGACCAGAGAACATGGACAACTTCCTTTTGAAAGGAAAAGGAGAATCTACACAGACACAACTATTTGATCAGAAAGTAGTCACCAATGACCAAAGTGATTATCTATGGTACATGACTACCGTTAAGTTTAAAAAACGAGATCCGCTTTTGGGTAAAACTATGTCTCTTCGCGTCAACAGTACTGCTCATGTCCTTCACGCTTTCGTCAATGGAAAAAATATTGGTAAGTAA
- the LOC125588454 gene encoding beta-galactosidase 7-like, with translation MSKWSVENVPFNRTMTWYKATFKSPLGNDPVVVDLMGLGKGTAWVNGNNIGRYWPAFISSENGCDAKCNYRGAYHAEKCLTNCGEPTQRWYHVPRSFLNAEGDNTLVLFEEMGGNPSLVSFQTTRVGSVCANVYEKKIIELSCDRKPISAIKFASFGNPNGNCGSFEKGTCESSKNTVDILTQECVGKEKCCIDVSTERFGAPDCSGAPRRLAVEAIC, from the exons atgtctaaatGGTCAGTTGAAAATGTACCGTTTAACCGAACCATGACTTGGTATAAG GCTACATTCAAGTCTCCCCTGGGAAATGATCCAGTTGTTGTCGATCTTATGGGACTTGGAAAAGGTACAGCTTGGGTCAATGGAAACAACATTGGACGTTATTGGCCGGCATTCATTTCAAGCGAAAATGGTTGTGATGCAAAATGTAATTATAGAGGTGCTTATCATGCTGAAAAATGTTTGACCAATTGTGGAGAACCCACACAAAGATG GTACCATGTTCCTCGTTCTTTCTTGAATGCAGAAGGAGATAACACACTAGTTTTGTTTGAGGAGATGGGAGGAAACCCATCGCTTGTCAGTTTCCAAACTACTAGAGTGGGAAGTGTTTGTGCTAACGTCTAcgagaaaaaaattattgagcTTTCATGCGACAGAAAACCCATTTCTGCCATCAAATTTGCATCCTTTGGTAACCCAAATGGCAATTGTGGATCTTTTGAAAAAGGAACTTGTGAATCAAGTAAAAACACGGTTGATATTCTCACACAAGAATGTGTTGGAAAAGAGAAGTGTTGCATTGATGTCTCTACGGAAAGGTTTGGAGCACCAGATTGCAGTGGTGCTCCTAGAAGGCTCGCTGTCGAAGCTATATGTTAA
- the LOC106428251 gene encoding citrate synthase 2, peroxisomal isoform X1, translating into MEISARRLAVITAHLAVPDPVGSIQVLPPAIEPWCTSSALPPHGSLKGSLTIVDERTGKRYQVPVSEDGTVKAVDLKKITTGKDDKGLKLYDPGYLNTAPVRSSISYIDGDEGILRYRGYPIEELAESSTFIEVSYLLMYGNLPSQSQLADWEFTISQHSAVPQGVLEIIQSMPHDAHPMGVLVSAMSALSIFHPDANPALRGQDIYKSKQVRDKQIVRILGKAPTIAAAAYLRMAGRPPVLPSGNLSYAENFLYMLDSMGNTSYKPNPRLARVLDILFILHAEHEMNCSTAAARHLASSGVDVYTAVAGAVGALYGPLHGGANEAVLKMLAEIGSVENIPEFIEGVKNRKRKMSGFGHRVYKNYDPRAKVIKKLADEVFSIVGRDPLIEVAVALEKAALSDEYFVKRKLYPNVDFYSGLIYRAMGFPPEFFTVLFAVPRMAGYLSHWRESLDDPDTKIMRPQQAYTGVWLRHYEPVRERTLSSDSDKLGQVSISNASRRRLSGSAL; encoded by the exons ATGGAGATTTCTGCGAGAAGATTGGCCGTTATCACTGCGCACTTGGCGGTACCTGATCCCGTCGGATCGATCCAGGTGTTGCCGCCGGCGATCGAGCCATGGTGCACATCGAGTGCTTTACCACCGCATGGATCGCTCAAGGGAAGCTTAACGATCGTTGATGAGCGCACGGGGAAGAGATATCAGGTCCCAGTTTCAGAGGATGGTACCGTTAAAGCCGTTGATCTCAAGAAG ATTACGACGGGGAAGGATGACAAGGGGCTTAAGTTGTACGATCCAGGTTACTTGAACACGGCTCCTGTTCGGTCTTCGATCTCTTACATCGATGGAGATGAAGGGATCCTACGTTATCGTGGGTACCCAATAGAAGAGTTGGCTGAGAGCAGCACTTTCATTGAGGTTTCTTATCTCCTCA TGTATGGGAATCTGCCTTCTCAAAGTCAGCTAGCTGATTGGGAGTTCACCATTTCTCAACATTCTGCTGTCCCACAAGGAGTATTG GAAATCATACAGTCCATGCCGCATGATGCGCACCCAATGGGCGTTCTTGTGAGTGCAATGAGCGCACTTTCCATCTTTCATCCTGATGCCAACCCTGCTCTTAGG GGCCAAGATATTTACAAGTCAAAACAAGTTCGTGATAAACAGATTGTTCGTATTCTTGGAAAG GCTCCAACAATTGCAGCGGCTGCTTATTTGAGGATGGCAGGCAGGCCTCCTGTTCTTCCTTCTGGGAACCTTTCTTATGCTGAGAATTTCCTCTATATGCTGGATTCAAT GGGCAATACGTCTTACAAGCCTAATCCTCGTCTAGCTCGAGTGCTAGACATCCTCTTCATATTGCATGCTGAACATGAAATGAACTGCTCCACTGCTGCTGCTCGGCATCTTGCCTCTAG TGGTGTTGATGTGTACACCGCTGTTGCGGGAGCTGTTGGAGCCCTATACGGTCCTCTTCATGGCGGTGCGAACGAGGCTGTCCTTAAGATGTTAGCAGAGATTGGCAGTGTTGAAAACATTCCAGAGTTCATCGAAGGGGTGAAGAACAG AAAGAGGAAGATGTCTGGTTTTGGACATCGTGTTTACAAAAACTACGACCCGAGAGCAAAAGTCATTAAGAAACTGGCGGATGAAGTGTTCTCCATCGTTGGAAGGGATCCTCTGATCGAG GTAGCAGTTGCTCTAGAGAAGGCGGCACTCTCTGATGAATATTTTGTGAAGAGAAAGCTTTATCCAAATGTGGATTTCTACTCTGGATTAATCTATAG GGCAATGGGATTCCCACCAGAATTCTTCACAGTCCTGTTTGCAGTCCCGCGTATGGCTGGATATTTGTCACACTGGCGGGAGTCTTTAGATGATCCTGACACTAAGATCATGAGACCCCAACAG GCCTACACTGGGGTGTGGCTAAGGCATTACGAGCCGGTGAGAGAAAGAACGTTGTCAAGTGATTCGGATAAGTTGGGTCAAGTTTCGATTTCGAATGCATCAAGAAGGCGTTTATCTGGCTCTGCACTTTAG
- the LOC106428251 gene encoding citrate synthase 2, peroxisomal isoform X2 — translation MEISARRLAVITAHLAVPDPVGSIQVLPPAIEPWCTSSALPPHGSLKGSLTIVDERTGKRYQVPVSEDGTVKAVDLKKITTGKDDKGLKLYDPGYLNTAPVRSSISYIDGDEGILRYRGYPIEELAESSTFIEVSYLLMYGNLPSQSQLADWEFTISQHSAVPQGVLSMPHDAHPMGVLVSAMSALSIFHPDANPALRGQDIYKSKQVRDKQIVRILGKAPTIAAAAYLRMAGRPPVLPSGNLSYAENFLYMLDSMGNTSYKPNPRLARVLDILFILHAEHEMNCSTAAARHLASSGVDVYTAVAGAVGALYGPLHGGANEAVLKMLAEIGSVENIPEFIEGVKNRKRKMSGFGHRVYKNYDPRAKVIKKLADEVFSIVGRDPLIEVAVALEKAALSDEYFVKRKLYPNVDFYSGLIYRAMGFPPEFFTVLFAVPRMAGYLSHWRESLDDPDTKIMRPQQAYTGVWLRHYEPVRERTLSSDSDKLGQVSISNASRRRLSGSAL, via the exons ATGGAGATTTCTGCGAGAAGATTGGCCGTTATCACTGCGCACTTGGCGGTACCTGATCCCGTCGGATCGATCCAGGTGTTGCCGCCGGCGATCGAGCCATGGTGCACATCGAGTGCTTTACCACCGCATGGATCGCTCAAGGGAAGCTTAACGATCGTTGATGAGCGCACGGGGAAGAGATATCAGGTCCCAGTTTCAGAGGATGGTACCGTTAAAGCCGTTGATCTCAAGAAG ATTACGACGGGGAAGGATGACAAGGGGCTTAAGTTGTACGATCCAGGTTACTTGAACACGGCTCCTGTTCGGTCTTCGATCTCTTACATCGATGGAGATGAAGGGATCCTACGTTATCGTGGGTACCCAATAGAAGAGTTGGCTGAGAGCAGCACTTTCATTGAGGTTTCTTATCTCCTCA TGTATGGGAATCTGCCTTCTCAAAGTCAGCTAGCTGATTGGGAGTTCACCATTTCTCAACATTCTGCTGTCCCACAAGGAGTATTG TCCATGCCGCATGATGCGCACCCAATGGGCGTTCTTGTGAGTGCAATGAGCGCACTTTCCATCTTTCATCCTGATGCCAACCCTGCTCTTAGG GGCCAAGATATTTACAAGTCAAAACAAGTTCGTGATAAACAGATTGTTCGTATTCTTGGAAAG GCTCCAACAATTGCAGCGGCTGCTTATTTGAGGATGGCAGGCAGGCCTCCTGTTCTTCCTTCTGGGAACCTTTCTTATGCTGAGAATTTCCTCTATATGCTGGATTCAAT GGGCAATACGTCTTACAAGCCTAATCCTCGTCTAGCTCGAGTGCTAGACATCCTCTTCATATTGCATGCTGAACATGAAATGAACTGCTCCACTGCTGCTGCTCGGCATCTTGCCTCTAG TGGTGTTGATGTGTACACCGCTGTTGCGGGAGCTGTTGGAGCCCTATACGGTCCTCTTCATGGCGGTGCGAACGAGGCTGTCCTTAAGATGTTAGCAGAGATTGGCAGTGTTGAAAACATTCCAGAGTTCATCGAAGGGGTGAAGAACAG AAAGAGGAAGATGTCTGGTTTTGGACATCGTGTTTACAAAAACTACGACCCGAGAGCAAAAGTCATTAAGAAACTGGCGGATGAAGTGTTCTCCATCGTTGGAAGGGATCCTCTGATCGAG GTAGCAGTTGCTCTAGAGAAGGCGGCACTCTCTGATGAATATTTTGTGAAGAGAAAGCTTTATCCAAATGTGGATTTCTACTCTGGATTAATCTATAG GGCAATGGGATTCCCACCAGAATTCTTCACAGTCCTGTTTGCAGTCCCGCGTATGGCTGGATATTTGTCACACTGGCGGGAGTCTTTAGATGATCCTGACACTAAGATCATGAGACCCCAACAG GCCTACACTGGGGTGTGGCTAAGGCATTACGAGCCGGTGAGAGAAAGAACGTTGTCAAGTGATTCGGATAAGTTGGGTCAAGTTTCGATTTCGAATGCATCAAGAAGGCGTTTATCTGGCTCTGCACTTTAG